A genomic window from Cyprinus carpio isolate SPL01 chromosome A2, ASM1834038v1, whole genome shotgun sequence includes:
- the LOC109103018 gene encoding proteoglycan 4-like: MTGSALVSFLLAMACVLLPLCAAQGSCVGRCGEQFTRGQVCNCDYNCFVHGECCKDFEDACTAGDSCRGRCGEAFRRGRQCECDSDCARHNSCCPDYSEQCDALSQLQAARSSKLNKPTDYTEECMAACLAAQQSPDLMRDDTRLNNFMAPSDAASLPAGGPLPQDISLFAPLTPSDTPGIGSNPSGFLLPESGPDPAAGPLQAAGPSSGNPLTVPVQVSLSISGQGASAAGKPSTLADVAQALAASSPAAPGMEFVHIPVITTYVWKIFEISSNCKLNLNIFEPLISVFLATLFNNSIIAFRGHFFWLLNPKTRRASRAGRITEELGIPSPIDTAFTRCNCQGKTYIIKGDNYWSLENGVVEPGYPRSVAQDFGGLTGEITAALPVPATRKRLESVYFFKKGGTVQKLSFPSLSGSSCRGKRSKNSDKIPKNAKQAEIQLSGEINIKLKMKGFPTPVTSALSMPNPRKSDGFDYFVFSWPKVLNVKVSDDLPALTAPVSHSSQQNDISKWLNCA, encoded by the exons ATGACTGGATCTGCTCTGGTTTCATTTCTGCTGGCGATGGCCTGTGTTCTCCTGCCACTGTGTGCAGCTCAAG GCAGCTGTGTGGGCAGATGTGGTGAGCAATTCACCCGCGGGCAGGTCTGTAACTGTGACTACAACTGTTTTGTCCATGGAGAGTGCTGCAAGGATTTTGAGGATGCCTGCACTGCTG GTGACTCCTGCAGGGGTCGCTGTGGTGAGGCGTTCCGGCGCGGCAGACAGTGTGAGTGCGATTCAGACTGTGCGCGCCACAACTCCTGCTGTCCCGACTACAGTGAGCAGTGTG ATGCTCTCTCCCAGTTGCAAGCTGCAAGAAgttcaaaactaaacaaaccaacag ATTATACTGAGGAGTGTATGGCAGCATGTCTCGCAGCACAGCAAAGCCCAGATCTAATGAGAGATG aCACCAGACTGAATAACTTTATGGCTCCATCTGATGCTGCATCACTTCCTGCTGGTGGCCCTCTGCCCCAGGACATCAGCCTCTTCGCTCCTCTGACACCCTCTGACACACCCG GCATCGGTTCCAACCCTTCTGGGTTCCTACTGCCGGAATCTGGTCCTGATCCTGCCGCTGGACCACTACAGGCAGCGGGACCTTCCTCTGGGAACCCCCTAACCGTCCCAGTGCAGGTGTCCCTCTCCATCAGTGGACAAGGTGCCTCTGCTGCAGGTAAACCCAGCACTCTTGCAGACGTCGCCCAGGCCCTTGCAGCCAGCAGCCCTGCAGCGCCAGGTATGGAATTTGTTCACATCCCTGTAATTACCACCTATGTAtggaaaatatttgaaattagtt CT AACTGTaaattaaatctgaatatatttgaaccattaatttctgtttttttggcAACTCTCTTCAACAACTCCATCATAGCTTTCAGAG GTCACTTCTTTTGGCTGCTGAACCCTAAGACTAGAAGAGCCAGTCGTGCTGGTAGAATCACTGAAGAACTGGGCATCCCGTCTCCCATCGACACGGCCTTCACACGCTGCAACTGTCAGGGCAAGACCTACATCATCAAG GGTGACAACTATTGGAGTTTGGAGAATGGCGTTGTGGAGCCTGGATATCCCAGATCTGTGGCCCAGGACTTTGGTGGGCTCACCGGTGAGATCACTGCTGCTCTGCCAGTCCCAGCTACCAGAAAGAGGCTGGAGTCAGTGTACTTCTTCAAGAAAG GAGGCACAGTCCAGAAATTATCTTTTCCTTCTTTAAGTGGATCAAGTTGCCGTGGAAAGAGATccaaaaattctgacaaaattcCAAAAAATGCCAAACAAGCCG AGATCCAGCTGTCAGGGGAGATCAACATCAAGCTCAAAATGAAGGGCTTCCCGACCCCCGTGACATCAGCCTTGTCCATGCCAAACCCCAGGAAGTCTGACGGTTTCGATTACTTTGTTTTCTCTTGGC CGAAAGTACTAAACGTCAAGGTTAGTGATGATCTGCCCGCTTTGACGGCCCCTGTCAGCCATTCCTCCCAGCAGAATGACATCAGCAAGTGGCTCAACTGCGCCTGA
- the LOC109103028 gene encoding retinoic acid receptor RXR-gamma-A-like, translated as MDNNDTYLHFSSSLQVTHGHLSSPPSQPPLSSMVSHHHPSIINGLGSPYSVITSSSLCSPSGSMPTTSNMGYGALNSPQMNSMNSVSSSEDIKPPPGLVGLGGYPCSSPGSLSKHICAICGDRSSGKHYGVHSCEGCKGFFKRTIRKDLTYTCRENKDCQIDKRQRNRCQYCRYQKCLAMGMKREAVQEERQRGREKSDNEVESSSSFNEEMPVEKILDAELAVEPKTEAYMESSTGNSVRHLFKFLTNICQAADKQLFTLVEWAKRIPHFSDLPLDDQVILLRAGWNELLIASFSHRSVTVKDGILLATGLHVHRSSAHSAGVGSIFDRVLTELVSKMKDMQMDKTELGCLRAIVLFNPDAKGLSNPSEVEALREKVYASLESYTKHNYPDQPGRFAKLLLRLPALRSIGLKCLEHLFFFKLIGDTPIDTFLMEMLEAPHQIT; from the exons ATGGATAATAACGACACATATCTGCATTTTA GTTCTTCTTTGCAGGTAACACATGGTCACCTGAGCTCTCCTCCGTCCCAGCCTCCTCTCAGCTCCATGGTGTCCCACCATCACCCCTCCATCATCAACGGTCTAGGGTCGCCGTACTCAGTCATCACTTCTTCCTCCCTGTGCTCACCTTCAGGCTCCATGCCCACTACCTCCAACATGGGCTATGGAGCACTCAACAGTCCACAG ATGAACTCTATGAACAGTGTTAGCAGCTCAGAAGACATTAAACCTCCTCCAGGACTGGTGGGACTGGGCGGTTACCCCTGCAGCAGCCCGGGGTCCCTCTCCAAACACATCTGTGCCATCTGTGGAGACCGATCCTCAG GGAAACATTATGGTGTTCACAGCTGTGAAGGATGCAAGGGTTTCTTCAAGAGAACCATCCGGAAAGACCTTACGTACACGTGTCGAGAAAATAAAGACTGCCAGATCGACAAGCGCCAGCGTAACCGCTGCCAGTACTGCCGCTATCAGAAGTGTCTGGCCATGGGCATGAAGAGAGAAG CGGTGCAGGAAGAGAGGCAGCGCGGTCGGGAAAAGAGTGATAATGAGGTGGAGTCTAGCAGCAGCTTTAATGAGGAAATGCCAGTGGAGAAGATCCTGGACGCTGAGCTTGCAGTGGAACCCAAGACTGAAGCTTACATGGAGTCCAGCACAGGCAACTCGGTGAGACACCTCTTCAAGTTCT TGACCAACATCTGCCAGGCTGCAGACAAGCAGCTCTTTACTCTTGTTGAGTGGGCAAAGAGAATCCCGCACTTCTCCGATCTTCCTCTGGATGACCAGGTCATCCTGCTGCGAGCAG GTTGGAACGAGCTGCTCATCGCTTCATTCTCACACCGTTCTGTGACGGTCAAAGATGGGATCCTTTTGGCCACTGGCCTGCATGTCCACCGCAGCAGTGCTCACAGCGCAGGGGTCGGCTCTATATTTGACAG GGTATTAACAGAGCTGGTGTCTAAGATGAAGGACATGCAGATGGACAAGACGGAGCTGGGCTGTCTAAGAGCTATCGTCCTCTTTAACCCAG ATGCTAAAGGATTGTCAAACCCGTCAGAGGTCGAGGCATTACGGGAAAAAGTGTACGCTTCACTGGAGAGCTACACCAAACACAACTACCCCGATCAGCCCGGCAG GTTTGCCAAGCTGCTCCTCCGTCTGCCCGCTCTGCGTTCCATAGGACTGAAGTGCCTGGAGCACCTGTTCTTCTTCAAACTTATCGGAGACACACCTATAGACACTTTCCTCATGGAGATGCTGGAAGCGCCGCATCAAATCACATGA
- the LOC109053526 gene encoding dual specificity protein phosphatase 12-like: protein MIGVEAGLYIGSVSDLKDAQSLIDAGVTHILTVDSEEAAVTGFHTKFVRALDDASTDLLSRLDDCVCFICEALRTHSESKSSAVLVHCHVGQSRSAAVVTAYLMKTQHLNLQDAYTKLRNLKPDVKMNEEFMDQLALYELMGCKVDTTDPLYKQFRLKKMTEKYTELQNVPKDVFAVDPAQTQNTEGVYRCRKCRRTLFRRSSILSHCVGSGASAFSHKKTRIVSDSEDQRKCTSYFIEPVQWMEPALLGVMDGQLLCPKCSSKLGSFNWYGEQCSCGRWVTPAFQMHKNRVDEIKHISMSALK, encoded by the exons ATGATAGGAGTGGAGGCTGGGCTCTACATAGGATCTGTGTCCGATCTGAAGGACGCTCAGAGTCTGATAGACGCAGGTGTAACACACATACTCACTGTTGACTCCGAGGAAGCTGCTGTCACTGGGTTCCACACCAAATTTGTCCGAGCTCTGGATGATGCGTCCACGGATCTTCTGAGCAGACTGGATGACTGTGTCTGCTTCATATGTGAAGCTCTCAGAACACACTCTGAATCCAAATCATCAGCAGTTCTTGTGCATTG CCATGTAGGGCAAAGCAGAAGTGCTGCTGTGGTGACAGCTTACCTGATGAAAACACAACATCTGAATTTACAGGATGCATATACTAAACTCCGAAACTTAAAACCAGATGTTAA AATGAATGAAGAATTTATGGACCAGCTGGCACTTTATGAATTAATGGGTTGTAAAGTAGACACCACAGATCCTTTATATAAACAGTTTAGGTTGAAGAAAATGACAGAGAAATATACAG AACTCCAGAATGTGCCAAAAGACGTCTTCGCTGTTGACCCTGCACAAACCCAGAATACAGAAGGTGTATACAGATGTAGAAAGTGcag ACGCACACTTTTCCGTCGCTCCAGCATTCTCAGTCACTGTGTGGGAAGTGGAGCCTCTGCGTTCTCTCATAAGAAGACGAGGATAGTGAGTGATAGTGAGGATCAGAGAAAGTGCACATCCTACTTTATAGAGCCGGTGCAATGGATGGAGCCGGCCTTACTAGGTGTTATGGATGGACAG CTTTTGTGTCCCAAGTGCAGCTCAAAGCTGGGCTCCTTTAACTGGTATGGTGAACAGTGTTCGTGTGGGCGCTGGGTAACACCAGCCTTCCAGATGCACAAGAACAGAGTGGATGAAATCAAACACATCAGTATGTCTGCACTCAAATGA